A portion of the Cydia fagiglandana chromosome 7, ilCydFagi1.1, whole genome shotgun sequence genome contains these proteins:
- the LOC134666307 gene encoding protein amnionless, with amino-acid sequence MRVLILFAVFTLTSSAEVTWQPNTNFNIPSNFADGKLPCSKETVIFPETIQGSVRIQGDTAAQEFILPETGDITLDGTLFIGSNDKDQCSEGNKYFIDKTVSSWADPDVWSSPLYNEATPDAERVPCIGDTVAFPVNTTFAIKLPELTQTVKKVIISGVKYNLYSLVRHIMQQDDSQQFYVNSNRGIGLRIREDGCRSPFKGCPCQEYPLKIECDLKFCPVPQCLYPIKPIGFCCKICGGAISFEREQNFNLMEFKDVVERVVASYNDDNIVYHIGIVEGNKVQLVVTEKYEYKGQSAMVAHDVNGQILKGWSSGVQAVSLSGGPLSDANYGLKIAFSMLFVVISVFGVLYAYYYKIPTPRLHLPTMPSFGRGSTAGLLSRFDRRTESIVSLTRRDSTVTVASSAGVGTAFRNPLYSSKRGRVDVVESEVDNDNM; translated from the coding sequence ATGAGAGTGCTCATACTGTTCGCCGTTTTCACGCTGACGTCATCAGCCGAAGTAACATGGCAGCCGAACACAAATTTCAATATCCCTTCTAATTTCGCTGATGGAAAATTGCCTTGCTCCAAAGAAACTGTCATATTTCCTGAAACTATACAAGGCTCTGTGCGGATTCAAGGTGACACTGCTGCTCAGGAGTTTATACTCCCTGAAACAGGTGACATAACGCTAGACGGAACACTGTTCATTGGTTCAAACGACAAGGATCAATGTTCGGAAGGCAACAAATACTTCATTGATAAAACTGTGTCATCGTGGGCTGATCCGGATGTGTGGTCTTCACCGCTGTACAACGAAGCTACACCAGATGCAGAGAGAGTCCCGTGCATAGGTGATACTGTCGCTTTTCCTGTAAACACAACATTTGCAATAAAGCTTCCTGAGCTAACACAAACTGtaaaaaaagtaattataaGCGGCGTAAAATATAACTTATATTCTCTCGTTCGTCATATTATGCAGCAAGACGATTCGCAACAGTTCTACGTAAATTCCAACAGGGGCATTGGATTACGAATAAGAGAAGATGGCTGTCGGTCTCCATTCAAAGGTTGCCCTTGTCAAGAATATCCATTGAAGATTGAGTGTGATTTGAAATTCTGTCCGGTGCCTCAATGCTTATATCCTATCAAGCCAATCGGATTTTGCTGTAAAATCTGTGGTGGTGCAATTTCTTTTGAAAGAGAGCAAAATTTTAACTTAATGGAGTTCAAAGATGTAGTTGAAAGAGTTGTTGCGTCATACAACGATGACAATATAGTATATCATATTGGAATCGTTGAAGGTAACAAAGTACAGTTAGTTGTCACGGAGAAATACGAATATAAAGGTCAGAGCGCGATGGTAGCGCATGATGTAAATGGCCAAATACTTAAAGGCTGGTCCTCTGGAGTGCAAGCAGTGTCTCTCAGTGGCGGACCTCTTTCTGATGCTAACTATGGTTTAAAGATTGCTTTTTCCATGTTGTTTGTAGTTATTTCAGTATTTGGTGTTCTTTACGCTTATTATTACAAGATACCGACGCCTAGACTTCATCTGCCGACAATGCCGTCGTTTGGACGTGGTTCGACGGCGGGTCTCCTTTCCAGATTCGATAGACGAACAGAGAGTATAGTTTCGTTGACGAGAAGAGACTCGACAGTCACGGTCGCCTCGTCAGCGGGTGTGGGAACAGCCTTTAGGAATCCTTTGTACAGTTCAAAAAGGGGGCGTGTTGATGTCGTGGAATCTGAAGTTGACAATGATAACATGTGA